From the genome of Acomys russatus chromosome 27, mAcoRus1.1, whole genome shotgun sequence, one region includes:
- the Tssk6 gene encoding testis-specific serine/threonine-protein kinase 6 codes for MSGDKLLSELGYKLGRTIGEGSYSKVKVATSKKYKGTVAIKVVDRRRAPPDFVNKFLPRELSILRGVRHPHIVHVFEFIEVCNGKLYIVMEAAATDLLQAVQRNGRIPGSQARELFSQIAGAVRYLHDHHLVHRDLKCENVLLSPDERRVKLTDFGFGRQAHGYPDLSTTYCGSAAYASPEVLLGIPYDPKKYDVWSLGVVLYVMVTGCMPFDDSDIAGLPRRQKRGVLYPDGLELSERCKSLIGELLQFSPSARPSAGQVARNGWLRAGDSG; via the coding sequence ATGTCGGGCGACAAACTCCTGAGCGAACTTGGCTATAAGCTGGGCCGCACGATAGGTGAGGGCAGCTACTCCAAGGTGAAGGTGGCCACCTCCAAGAAGTATAAGGGGACGGTGGCCATCAAGGTGGTGGACCGCCGGCGAGCGCCTCCGGACTTCGTCAACAAGTTCCTGCCTCGAGAGCTGTCCATCCTCCGGGGAGTACGGCACCCGCACATCGTGCACGTCTTCGAGTTCATCGAGGTGTGCAACGGGAAGCTGTACATCGTGATGGAGGCAGCAGCCACCGACCTGCTGCAGGCGGTGCAGCGCAACGGGCGCATCCCGGGGTCGCAGGCGCGGGAACTCTTCTCGCAGATCGCTGGCGCCGTGCGCTACCTGCACGACCACCACCTGGTGCACCGCGACCTCAAGTGCGAAAACGTGCTGCTAAGCCCTGACGAGCGCCGCGTCAAGCTCACGGATTTCGGTTTCGGCCGTCAGGCGCACGGCTACCCAGACCTGAGCACCACCTACTGCGGCTCGGCCGCCTATGCGTCACCTGAGGTGCTCCTGGGCATCCCCTACGACCCCAAGAAATACGACGTGTGGAGCCTGGGCGTTGTGCTCTACGTCATGGTCACCGGGTGCATGCCCTTCGACGACTCGGACATTGCTGGCCTGCCTCGGCGCCAGAAGCGCGGCGTGCTCTATCCGGACGGCCTCGAACTGTCTGAACGATGCAAATCTTTGATCGGCGAGCTGCTACAGTTCAGCCCGTCCGCCCGGCCCTCGGCGGGCCAGGTGGCGCGCAATGGCTGGCTGCGGGCCGGGGACTCCGGCTAG